CTCAAGGACTTGAATATCGAAGATATCAATGCGCAGCGCTACAGCTACCAGATAGGTGTGCATTACATGGATGTGGTGAACGACTGCGAAAAGCTGGGGGACTATGTGGTGAACGTCGTCGAAGCGCACGTGAACCACAGACTGCTCGGAAAGTAATCGGAATGGAGCCGCAGGGAATGCGGCTCTTTCAATATTTTTATATTTGCAATTTAGTAGGTGACCTTGGCCCTTTTTAGGGGCGAAAAATGGAGGGCTGTATGAAAAAATTCATGGCGTTGGCTTTTGCCTTGTTCTTTGCGGTAGCAAATGCCGCTGAAACGTATGAGGCTTCGGAAAAAATCACGCAACAGGTTCTGTCAGGGGAACTTTCCCAGACCGTGTATGCTGGCGATGAAATTAAGCCGGTTAAAATTCTATATGAAAATACTGGCCTTGGCGAAGATGCTGTACCAGAATATTCATCGACGAACTTTTTGGAAAATTTGGGCTTGTCGAAAAGGTGGACTAAGGGGCCCGCTTGTGAAATTGCGGGAGAGATGAGAGATGATATTCCCGCTGGTACGTACACTGCATTTATCGTCGTCAAAGACGCTGATGGCAAGTTCGCCAAGACAGAGTTCGAGTTCACTGTGCTGGAAAAAGAAGAAACGTTGTCTTTAAAATGGAATGAAAGTAGCGGTGACGTGAATCAGGAAGTCACTGCGGGTAAGTCTATTACATCTATCGTTTTCGATTACGAGGGAATAACAAGTTATAGCGTAAGTGGACTCCCGTCTGGACTTGTAAAGAATATTGATGAAAAAAAACATAAAATCATGATTGTCGGCTCTGTAAATAGCGATGTAATGTCTGGTGATTATGAATACAAAGTCACTGTTAAGAACGACCAAGGCGATGAAAAGAGCCTGTCGGGAACGATTGTTGTGGAAAGTGGCAAGGCTCGCACATCAATAAAGCTTGTTAGTGAAAAAGCAAGACAGGAAGTCCTGGCGGGCAATGAGATTGAGCCCGTCGTGTTCGAGTTTGCGAATGTTCGTGTCGATGAAAGTTTATCTTCATTTAAGTTCGAAGGATCGTTAAAAGGATCGTTTGCGTATAGTGTAGAAGAAAATAAGCTCACGTGCAGTGGAACTGTCGATGAGAATTTGAAGGGTGGATTATACTCGATAAGAATTATTGCAATTGGTGAAAATAACAATGATACCGCTTTTGCAAACGTTGATGTGATTCGTAAGTCTGTAGAGACGAAGGTATATGTCATTGAAAATGAAACGCAGTCGCTGACTGCCGGCGATTCTATCGAGCCGATTGTTTTCAAGGTAGAACATGGCTCTAATCTTGAGCTTACGAATTTCCCGGGTGGTTACGTGCTTAAAAAAGATGGTAATACGGTGACTATTACTGGGCTGGTTGAAGAAAGTGCTAAGGGTCCGCATGAAGTTGTGCTTACAGTCGACAACAATGCGAGTGCCAAGGCGACGATTAATGTAGCAGCTGGGGTTATGTCGTTCGATGTTATTGAAGGTAGCGATAATCAAACGGTTGTTGCTGGCCAAGAGATTGTTCCGATAGTTTATCAGTACAACCATGTGAAACTTATTAATGGTAAAAAAATCCTTGCTGATTTGGAAGTGAAACAAGATAAAGAAAAAAAACAAGTTAAGATTTATGGAACTGTGGATCCTGAAATGGCGGCCCATGAATACGTTTATTCGTTCGAACTGACGGATTATTATGGAGAAACAAAGACTGTAACGGGCAAGATTAATGTCGTTGCATCTTCGAGCTCGGAGGCGACATCTTCAAGTTCCGCGAAGTCTTCGTCTAGCTCTGCCGTGCAGTCCAGCAGCTCGAACGTCATCCTGAGCTCTAGCGAAGGATCCAGTAGCAGTTCTGTAGTGCAGTCCAGTAGTAGCTCCGCAAAGCAGTCCAGCAGCTCGAATGTCATCCTGAGCTCTAGCGAAGGATCCAGTAGCAGTTCTGTAAAGCAGTCCAGCTCTAGCGAAAAGACCATTAAGATCGTGACGGTGGCAATGAACGGCGTGAAGTTTGGCTATGCAAACAATGCGCTGACGGTTGCTGTGCCCACATCTTCGATGGTGCGTGTGCAAGTGTTCGACTTGACCGGTCATCTGGTCGAAACGTTTGCCGAATCTGTCAATGGTTCCAAGAGCATTAACCTCGCTCATTTGAACCGTGGCAATTATCTGGTGCGTGTCGAAAGCAATAGCATGGTTCGTACTGCAAGAATTGCCGTGAAGTAAGGAAACGCCCTGTCACGTCGTGCTGACGTTCAAAGGGAGAAAATTCCAGTGACTTTAAAAATAGCCCGTGAGCAGGAGCGGCAGAATAACCCTAAAAATAGCCCATTTGGGCTATTTATTTTTTTTACCTCTTTTTTAAATTTGACGCGAGTTAACATAAAATGGGATGCTTTACCCTATGAAAAACATCAAAATATTCGCATTTTTAGCAATTTTCCTCCTTTCTGCGGCTGTTTCGACCGCATGGGCAGTGGATGTCACCTTGACTTACAAAATCGAAGTCCAAGGCACTTTACCTGTGGCGCATATCTATAATGCCGCAACAGGCGAAGAAGTCGCTTCCTGGGATCATGGCATTAAAACTCTTTGGCCTGCGAACGAAGGGCACACCATGAACGATGATTACAAAATCACTTTCAAGCCCAATCAAGGTTTGGACAAGACCGACAAAAACGAAAACAACAAATCGACATCCACGACGGCCTTCAGGACCGAAAAAGAAACGGATTTCCAGGTGAAGGTGGGCAAAGAGGGCTTTTACTTAAAAAGCGTGACGTTCAAGGAAAATAATACTGTGAAAGCGTCTTCCTCCAACATCGCCCCAAACTCAACCTCCATCGGAGTGAGTGTTCCGAAAAACAAGTTCTTCAACTACATCACCGTGGTGCTGACGGTCGATGCCTATACCGTGAGTGTACCT
The DNA window shown above is from Fibrobacter sp. UWB16 and carries:
- a CDS encoding T9SS type A sorting domain-containing protein, with the protein product MKKFMALAFALFFAVANAAETYEASEKITQQVLSGELSQTVYAGDEIKPVKILYENTGLGEDAVPEYSSTNFLENLGLSKRWTKGPACEIAGEMRDDIPAGTYTAFIVVKDADGKFAKTEFEFTVLEKEETLSLKWNESSGDVNQEVTAGKSITSIVFDYEGITSYSVSGLPSGLVKNIDEKKHKIMIVGSVNSDVMSGDYEYKVTVKNDQGDEKSLSGTIVVESGKARTSIKLVSEKARQEVLAGNEIEPVVFEFANVRVDESLSSFKFEGSLKGSFAYSVEENKLTCSGTVDENLKGGLYSIRIIAIGENNNDTAFANVDVIRKSVETKVYVIENETQSLTAGDSIEPIVFKVEHGSNLELTNFPGGYVLKKDGNTVTITGLVEESAKGPHEVVLTVDNNASAKATINVAAGVMSFDVIEGSDNQTVVAGQEIVPIVYQYNHVKLINGKKILADLEVKQDKEKKQVKIYGTVDPEMAAHEYVYSFELTDYYGETKTVTGKINVVASSSSEATSSSSAKSSSSSAVQSSSSNVILSSSEGSSSSSVVQSSSSSAKQSSSSNVILSSSEGSSSSSVKQSSSSEKTIKIVTVAMNGVKFGYANNALTVAVPTSSMVRVQVFDLTGHLVETFAESVNGSKSINLAHLNRGNYLVRVESNSMVRTARIAVK